From Solanum stenotomum isolate F172 chromosome 2, ASM1918654v1, whole genome shotgun sequence:
NNNNNNNNNNNNNNNNNNNNNNNNNNNNNNNNNNNNNNNNNNNNNNNNNNNNNNNNNNNNNNNNNNNNNNNNNNNNNNNNNNNNNNNNNNNNNNNNNNNNNNNNNNNNNNNNNNNNNNNNNNNNNNNNNNNNNNNNNNNNNNNNNNNNNNNNNNNNNNNNNNNNNNNNNNNNNNNNNNNNNNNNNNNNNNNNNNNNNNNNNNNNNNNNNNNNNNNNNNNNNNNNNNNNNNNNNNNNNNNNNNNNNNNNNNNNNNNNNNNNNNNNNNNNNNNNNNNNNNNNNNNNNNNNNNNNNNNNNNNNNNNNNNNNNNNNNNNNNNNNNNNNNNNNNNNNNNNNNNNNNNNNNNNNNNNNNNNNNNNNNNNNNNNNNNNNNNNNNNNNNNNNNNNNNNNNNNNNNNNNNNNNNNNNNNNNNNNNNNNNNNNNNNNNNNNNNNNNNNNNNNNNNNNNNNNNNNNNNNNNNNNNNNNNNNNNNNNNNNNNNNNNNNNNNNNNNNNNNNNNNNNNNNNNNNNNNNNNNNNNNNNNNNNNNNNNNNNNNNNNNNNNNNNNNNNNNNNNNNNNNNNNNNNNNNNNNNNNNNNNNNNNNNNNNNNNNNNNNNNNNNNNNNNNNNNNNNNNNNNNNNNNNNNNNNNNNNNNNNNNNNNNNNNNNNNNNNNNNNNNNNNNNNNNNNNNNNNNNNNNNNNNNNNNNNNNNNNNNNNNNNNNNNNNNNNNNNNNNNNNNNNNNNNNNNNNNNNNNNNNNNNNNNNNNNNNNNNNNNNNNNNNNNNNNNNNNNNNNNNNNNNNNNNNNNNNNNNNNNNNNNNNNNNNNNNNNNNNNNNNNNNNNNNNNNNNNNNNNNNNNNNNNNNNNNNNNNNNNNNNNNNNNNNNNNNNNNNNNNNNNNNNNNNNNNNNNNNNNNNNNNNNNNNNNNNNNNNNNNNNNNNNNNNNNNNNNNNNNNNNNNNNNNNNNNNNNNNNNNNNNNNNNNNNNNNNNNNNNNNNNNNNNNNNNNNNNNNNNNNNNNNNNNNNNNNNNNNNNNNNNNNNNNNNNNNNNNNNNNNNNNNNNNNNNNNNNNNNNNNNNNNNNNNNNNNNNNNNNNNNNNNNNNNNNNNNNNNNNNNNNNNNNNNNNNNNNNNNNNNNNNNNNNNNNNNNNNNNNNNNNNNNNNNNNNNNNNNNNNNNNNNNNNNNNNNNNNNNNNNNNNNNNNNNNNNNNNNNNNNNNNNNNNNNNNNNNNNNNNNNNNNNNNNNNNNNNNNNNNNNNNNNNNNNNNNNNNNNNNNNNNNNNNNNNNNNNNNNNNNNNNNNNNNNNNNNNNNNNNNNNNNNNNNNNNNNNNNNNNNNNNNNNNNNNNNNNNNNNNNNNNNNNNNNNNNNNNNNNNNNNNNNNNNNNNNNNNNNNNNNNNNNNNNNNNNNNNNNNNNNNNNNNNNNNNNNNNNNNNNNNNNNNNNNNNNNNNNNNNNNNNNNNNNNNNNNNNNNNNNNNNNNNNNNNNNNNNNNNNNNNNNNNNNNNNNNNNNNNNNNNNNNNNNNNNNNNNNNNNNNNNNNNNNNNNNNNNNNNNNNNNNNNNNNNNNNNNNNNNNNNNNNNNNNNNNNNNNNNNNNNNNNNNNNNNNNNNNNNNNNNNNNNNNNNNNNNNNNNNNNNNNNNNNNNNNNNNNNNNNNNNNNNNNNNNNNNNNNNNNNNNNNNNNNNNNNNNNNNNNNNNNNNNNNNNNNNNNNNNNNNNNNNNNNNNNNNNNNNNNNNNNNNNNNNNNNNNNNNNNNNNNNNNNNNNNNNNNNNNNNNNNNNNNNNNNNNNNNNNNNNNNNNNNNNNNNNNNNNNNNNNNNNNNNNNNNNNNNNNNNNNNNNNNNNNNNNNNNNNNNNNNNNNNNNNNNNNNNNNNNNNNNNNNNNNNNNNNNNNNNNNNNNNNNNNNNNNNNNNNNNNNNNNNNNNNNNNNNNNNNNNNNNNNNNNNNNNNNNNNNNNNNNNNNNNNNNNNNNNNNNNNNNNNNNNNNNNNNNNNNNNNNNNNNNNNNNNNNNNNNNNNNNNNNNNNNNNNNNNNNNNNNNNNNNNNNNNNNNNNNNNNNNNNNNNNNNNNNNNNNNNNNNNNNNNNNNNNNNNNNNNNNNNNNNNNNNNNNNNNNNNNNNNNNNNNNNNNNNNNNNNNNNNNNNNNNNNNNNNNNNNNNNNNNNNNNNNNNNNNNNNNNNNNNNNNNNNNNNNNNNNNNNNNNNNNNNNNNNNNNNNNNNNNNNNNNNNNNNNNNNNNNNNNNNNNNNNNNNNNNNNNNNNNNNNNNNNNNNNNNNNNNNNNNNNNNNNNNNNNNNNNNNNNNNNNNNNNNNNNNNNNNNNNNNNNNNNNNNNNNNNNNNNNNNNNNNNNNNNNNNNNNNNNNNNNNNNNNNNNNNNNNNNNNNNNNNNNNNNNNNNNNNNNNNNNNNNNNNNNNNNNNNNNNNNNNNNNNNNNNNNNNNNNNNNNNNNNNNNNNNNNNNNNNNNNNNNNNNNNNNNNNNNNNNNNNNNNNNNNNNNNNNNNNNNNNNNNNNNNNNNNNNNNNNNNNNNNNNNNNNNNNNNNNNNNNNNNNNNNNNNNNNNNNNNNNNNNNNNNNNNNNNNNNNNNNNNNNNNNNNNNNNNNNNNNNNNNNNNNNNNNNNNNNNNNNNNNNNNNNNNNNNNNNNNNNNNNNNNNNNNNNNNNNNNNNNNNNNNNNNNNNNNNNNNNNNNNNNNNNNNNNNNNNNNNNNNNNNNNNNNNNNNNNNNNNNNNNNNNNNNNNNNNNNNNNNNNNNNNNNNNNNNNNNNNNNNNNNNNNNNNNNNNNNNNNNNNNNNNNNNNNNNNNNNNNNNNNNNNNNNNNNNNNNNNNNNNNNNNNNNNNNNNNNNNNNNNNNNNNNNNNNNNNNNNNNNNNNNNNNNNNNNNNNNNNNNNNNNNNNNNNNNNNNNNNNNNNNNNNNNNNNNNNNNNNNNNNNNNNNNNNNNNNNNNNNNNNNNNNNNNNNNNNNNNNNNNNNNNNNNNNNNNNNNNNNNNNNNNNNNNNNNNNNNNNNNNNNNNNNNNNNNNNNNNNNNNNNNNNNNNNNNNNNNNNNNNNNNNNNNNNNNNNNNNNNNNNNNNNNNNNNNNNNNNNNNNNNNNNNNNNNNNNNNNNNNNNNNNNNNNNNNNNNNNNNNNNNNNNNNNNNNNNNNNNNNNNNNNNNNNNNNNNNNNNNNNNNNNNNNNNNNNNNNNNNNNNNNNNNNNNNNNNNNNNNNNNNNNNNNNNNNNNNNNNNNNNNNNNNNNNNNNNNNNNNNNNNNNNNNNNNNNNNNNNNNNNNNNNNNNNNNNNNNNNNNNNNNNNNNNNNNNNNNNNNNNNNNNNNNNNNNNNNNNNNNNNNNNNNNNNNNNNNNNNNNNNNNNNNNNNNNNNNNNNNNNNNNNNNNNNNNNNNNNNNNNNNNNNNNNNNNNNNNNNNNNNNNNNNNNNNNNNNNNNNNNNNNNNNNNNNNNNNNNNNNNNNNNNNNNNNNNNNNNNNNNNNNNNNNNNNNNNNNNNNNNNNNNNNNNNNNNNNNNNNNNNNNNNNNNNNNNNNNNNNNNNNNNNNNNNNNNNNNNNNNNNNNNNNNNNNNNNNNNNNNNNNNNNNNNNNNNNNNNNNNNNNNNNNNNNNNNNNNNNNNNNNNNNNNNNNNNNNNNNNNNNNNNNNNNNNNNNNNNNNNNNNNNNNNNNNNNNNNNNNNNNNNNNNNNNNNNNNNNNNNNNNNNNNNNNNNNNNNNNNNNNNNNNNNNNNNNNNNNNNNNNNNNNNNNNNNNNNNNNNNNNNNNNNNNNNNNNNNNNNNNNNNNNNNNNNNNNNNNNNNNNNNNNNNNNNNNNNNNNNNNNNNNNNNNNNNNNNNNNNNNNNNNNNNNNNNNNNNNNNNNNNNNNNNNNNNNNNNNNNNNNNNNNNNNNNNNNNNNNNNNNNNNNNNNNNNNNNNNNNNNNNNNNNNNNNNNNNNNNNNNNNNNNNNNNNNNNNNNNNNNNNNNNNNNNNNNNNNNNNNNNNNNNNNNNNNNNNNNNNNNNNNNNNNNNNNNNNNNNNNNNNNNNNNNNNNNNNNNNNNNNNNNNNNNNNNNNNNNNNNNNNNNNNNNNNNNNNNNNNNNNNNNNNNNNNNNNNNNNNNNNNNNNNNNNNNNNNNNNNNNNNNNNNNNNNNNNNNNNNNNNNNNNNNNNNNNNNNNNNNNNNNNNNNNNNNNNNNNNNNNNNNNNNNNNNNNNNNNNNNNNNNNNNNNNNNNNNNNNNNNNNNNNNNNNNNNNNNNNNNNNNNNNNNNNNNNNNNNNNNNNNNNNNNNNNNNNNNNNNNNNNNNNNNNNNNNNNNNNNNNNNNNNNNNNNNNNNNNNNNNNNNNNNNNNNNNNNNNNNNNNNNNNNNNNNNNNNNNNNNNNNNNNNNNNNNNNNNNNNNNNNNNNNNNNNNNNNNNNNNNNNNNNNNNNNNNNNNNNNNNNNNNNNNNNNNNNNNNNNNNNNNNNNNNNNNNNNNNNNNNNNNNNNNNNNNNNNNNNNNNNNNNNNNNNNNNNNNNNNNNNNNNNNNNNNNNNNNNNNNNNNNNNNNNNNNNNNNNNNNNNNNNNNNNNNNNNNNNNNNNNNNNNNNNNNNNNNNNNNNNNNNNNNNNNNNNNNNNNNNNNNNNNNNNNNNNNNNNNNNNNNNNNNNNNNNNNNNNNNNNNNNNNNNNNNNNNNNNNNNNNNNNNNNNNNNNNNNNNNNNNNNNNNNNNNNNNNNNNNNNNNNNNNNNNNNNNNNNNNNNNNNNNNNNNNNNNNNNNNNNNNNNNNNNNNNNNNNNNNNNNNNNNNNNNNNNNNNNNNNNNNNNNNNNNNNNNNNNNNNNNNNNNNNNNNNNNNNNNNNNNNNNNNNNNNNNNNNNNNNNNNNNNNNNNNNNNNNNNNNNNNNNNNNNNNNNNNNNNNNNNNNNNNNNNNNNNNNNNNNNNNNNNNNNNNNNNNNNNNNNNNNNNNNNNNNNNNNNNNNNNNNNNNNNNNNNNNNNNNNNNNNNNNNNNNNNNNNNNNNNNNNNNNNNNNNNNNNNNNNNNNNNNNNNNNNNNNNNNNNNNNNNNNNNNNNNNNNNNNNNNNNNNNNNNNNNNNNNNNNNNNNNNNNNNNNNNNNNNNNNNNNNNNNNNNNNNNNNNNNNNNNNNNNNNNNNNNNNNNNNNNNNNNNNNNNNNNNNNNNNNNNNNNNNNNNNNNNNNNNNNNNNNNNNNNNNNNNNNNNNNNNNNNNNNNNNNNNNNNNNNNNNNNNNNNNNNNNNNNNNNNNNNNNNNNNNNNNNNNNNNNNNNNNNNNNNNNNNNNNNNNNNNNNNNNNNNNNNNNNNNNNNNNNNNNNNNNNNNNNNNNNNNNNNNNNNNNNNNNNNNNNNNNNNNNNNNNNNNNNNNNNNNNNNNNNNNNNNNNNNNNNNNNNNNNNNNNNNNNNNNNNNNNNNNNNNNNNNNNNNNNNNNNNNNNNNNNNNNNNNNNNNNNNNNNNNNNNNNNNNNNNNNNNNNNNNNNNNNNNNNNNNNNNNNNNNNNNNNNNNNNNNNNNNNNNNNNNNNNNNNNNNNNNNNNNNNNNNNNNNNNNNNNNNNNNNNNNNNNNNNNNNNNNNNNNNNNNNNNNNNNNNNNNNNNNNNNNNNNNNNNNNNNNNNNNNNNNNNNNNNNNNNNNNNNNNNNNNNNNNNNNNNNNNNNNNNNNNNNNNNNNNNNNNNNNNNNNNNNNNNNNNNNNNNNNNNNNNNNNNNNNNNNNNNNNNNNNNNNNNNNNNNNNNNNNNNNNNNNNNNNNNNNNNNNNNNNNNNNNNNNNNNNNNNNNNNNNNNNNNNNNNNNNNNNNNNNNNNNNNNNNNNNNNNNNNNNNNNNNNNNNNNNNNNNNNNNNTCTGGAGCTGGCCAAACTTACTGGTTCTCGTGCGCATGAAAGATATGTCGGTCCTCAAATTCGAAAGATTTTTGAAACACGGCCTGAAATTTATCAGAATACAGAGAGGGTATCCTTAGTTAGTTCTTTTATGGCATCTTTACTTATCGGGGGTTATGCTTGCATTGATCAAACTGATGGAGCAGGAATGAATCTCATGGACATTGAGCACAGAACTTGGTCCAAGATAGCTCTGGAGGTTGTTTCTTGTGCTTGAAATCTAGTTTAATCATGTTACTGTAGTTAAATTTTAGTAGCTTACGTAAATGTTGCAGTTGATTGTGTTTGTTCTAGGCTACTGCACCTGGTTTAGAGGAGAAACTTGGGAAGTTAGCTCCTGCTTATGCTGTTGCTGGTTCTATTGCTTCCTATTATGTTGAGAGGTTAGCGAAAATTGACATGCTATTTACAAAATTTCGTTGCCTTCTACAATAGTTTTTCCATTCTAGCCTTTGCTTCTGTTCATCATCTTTTATATCTGATTCTATGAAGCTATCTCGTTTCTTCTCAAGAGTAATGTTTCTTTCAGTATGAGTATTCCACCCTTCATTTTAGCTGATTAGCATTCCATCGACCACAAAGGTAGAgttaaggtctgcgtacacccaccctccccagaccccattTGTGGGGTTATACTGTGTTATGGTTGTTGCTGCAGTATCCTATCAAAGTTAAGCTGCTACCAAAGGTAACCACACTAATATTTGCCATCTGGAGTATCACTGTGAGTATTTTCTGCCTTCAATTCGGAGGCACTTGCTGGATGAACCAACGATACTAAGTCACAGAAATTTGGTATTTTCAAGTCTAATCTAAAAACATATCTGCATATAATGTCCTGACGATAGCGAATACTGTATTATCTATGATGCATTTGCTCATTATGATGCCAATTTCTACTTCATTCTACTGTTAGCTTGTGTTTCCACTGATAGAAACAGCTGCAGGTACCACTTCAACAAAAATTGTGTAGTCGTTCAATGGTCTGGAGACAACCCCAACAGCTTAGCAGGTGAATTCCTTGTTTTTTCCGTTTTTTCATGATGAACAAGAACTTGAAttattcttttttgcaaatGATGTTTTATCCACTTAAGCAGCTATTGTTTGTGCCACTAGAGATTCTAGTGCGTAGATGACTCATTTTATTTGCACATCCGATTGCCCGTTGTAATGGAGATGTTCTAGATTATCTGTGGTTATCCACACACCCGAACTGGTTTGGGACTGAGACATGGTAGCAGTTGTTGTTGAACACCATCTACAAGAATCCAATTTTCATCCATCGGCCTACTACTACTAACTGAACCTTTGGATCCTGTAGGGTTGAACCTTAACACTTATGGAGATCTGGCAATCAGTCTTGGCACAAGTGACACTGTAAGAGACTAAAAGCTTGCTGTCTTGCATACACACTTCCATTGCCTCTTTTCTAAGAAAAAGAGCCTTGCACTTATAACATGCTAAACACCATCAAAACAAATGTTGTTGTGAAAATTGGTGTTCTTACCccatagatatatatatttaattgaaagTGACAAGAGACTTTAGTTTCAAAGAGATGCATAGAGACATCTTATATGCAGAAGAGCCAATTTTCTATTTCCTTTTGCCCCTCTTTTTCTCTTGTACTGTTCCGAAGGTTGgataatatttgagagaagaaaaaatcaagaacTGTTATCTGTGCTCTTTTAACCCCtcccctaggagctcccaccttTGCTCCCTCGGTGACTTGAACCAACAACCTtaaggttggaagtgagggtTGCATAatatccgagcaactccctcttgtCGTTATCTATGCTCTTAGTAACATGATTTATATGTAATCATGCTGTTATCCAGGTCTTCGGGATTACCACTGACCATAAACCTAGCTTAGATGGCCATGTATTTCCTAATCCAGTAGATACCAAAAGCTTCATGGCAATGTTGGTCTACAAGAATGGGTCTTTGACTCGTGAAGGTACTCTGCTTGTATCTGATTTCCAAACTTAAAGGATGTCTGAAATTGGGGCACATCTTATTGGCAAGTGCTTGAAACCCTCGTAGATATACGTGATCGCTATGCAGATGGATCTTGGGAGgttttcaatatgtttttacaGCAAACACCACCTTTGAATGGTTAGTGAATTTTGATTCAGATCTCGTAAACTGTAGTTTCTTTATAAACATTGTACACTTGTTACTTGCAAAAGGTGGAAAGATTGGCTTTTATTACAAAGAGCATGAAATACTTCCTCCTCTTCCAGGTCAGTGCACTCCTAAAATACAACTAAACTGAAATAGACCagttgatttatttttcatatcatgagaaaattatgataaaacTCACAAGCTTGGTCTCCAGTTGGTTTCCACCGCTACATTCTTGATAATTTTACAGGTGACTCCATGGATGGAGTAATAGAACATGAAGTAGAGGAGTTTGATCCGCCTTCAGAGGTAAGTGGCCTTGTACTGAAGAAGTTATCTGAATCATGAAAGACTTTAATTAGCATCTAGAGACACAAACACAAATGGAGG
This genomic window contains:
- the LOC125854768 gene encoding xylulose kinase 2-like, whose translation is LELAKLTGSRAHERYVGPQIRKIFETRPEIYQNTERVSLVSSFMASLLIGGYACIDQTDGAGMNLMDIEHRTWSKIALEATAPGLEEKLGKLAPAYAVAGSIASYYVERYHFNKNCVVVQWSGDNPNSLAGLNLNTYGDLAISLGTSDTVFGITTDHKPSLDGHVFPNPVDTKSFMAMLVYKNGSLTREDIRDRYADGSWEVFNMFLQQTPPLNGGKIGFYYKEHEILPPLPVGFHRYILDNFTGDSMDGVIEHEVEEFDPPSEVRALIEGQLLSMRAHAERLGMPSPPKKIIATGGASANDHILTIIASIFGCNVYTVQKTDSASLGAALRAAHGWLCNQKGKFVPISDMYIRKLEETSLSCKLTVPAADQDLIDKYTLLMKKRLEIENRLIQRLGR